The Raphanus sativus cultivar WK10039 chromosome 6, ASM80110v3, whole genome shotgun sequence sequence ACAAGGCAAAAATGAAATCCGATTCTGAGTCAGGGACATGTTACTGTTGCTTGTCTCAAGAATCCGATTCAATCTTTAGCCACAAGTTTCACGTACTTGCCATCAACAGTGAATCTGGAGCTCGAGTTCACCTGTAAAGAAAGAAAACACCAAAAGAGACTCTTAAAAGTGAAAATCTTTCAAATGGAAGAAAGAGATCGTTGTATCTTAAAAATAGGCAGGATGAGATTGGCTGACCTTTTGCTCTACCTCCTCACTGAGGTCGGATTTGTCTAGAGTTATGCCTGAACCCACAAGAGATTCCAGAACGAGCTTCTTCAATTTCTTCATCTTCAAAGTTTTATCTTCCTTCTGTATCAAATACCAGATTCATACATGTGTTACACTATGTAGTCAACGAGAGTATCAATGAGTTTGATAGAGATACTAACAGATTTCAAAGCCGAAGTGATCAACTTCTTCCAATTGATTTTCTTCTCACGGCCCTCCTGCTTCTTTGCTTTCTTCACTTCACTTCCTTCGGTTTGAACAACTTCTCCGTTGTTTTCACCCAAAGTCTCCAGCTTTCTCTTCTTATCAACTTGAGAGTCTCCATTCACAGCACCCGAGGAGACAGGTaaatcttctttcttctcttccgTAACACCATTAGAAGCATTCTCTGTTGCATCCACTTCCACAGGGGTTTCCGATCCTTGTTGTTTAGCATGGAAGCTTCTTGCTTTTCCTCGGTGTTTCTTCCCATCAGCATGGGCAAGTAAAGTCTGCTGGCTAGTAGCCTTTGTGTTACATAAGCTGCAACCAAATATAGGTAAATAACTACTCCAAAACATGTCATCATGAAGATAACTCGCAGAAACAACAAAACATTCTTAACAAACAAGTCTACATAAACTCTTATCAAATCAAAAGTATACAAGTCCTAAACAATGTAGAAGAAGAGCCTTTAAGGAAGGTAGAAAGAAGTGAGTACCTACAAAACCATGGATACCGATTTGACAAGCCAACGTTTATATCAAAGTCTGGCTGCTGCTTAGAGTTGTCTTTGGGCTTTGCAGGTGTGCCATTGGATGCCTTTGACTGCCCTTTTGGACCATACTTCTCCTAAAAtacacaagaaaagaaaaacaatctcTTATTAGAAGACATTAGCCAATAACCTATATAACCCAAGTCAACTTGTTAAACAGTAGATTGGTACAAATGGTTTTTGAACTACTTACAGCTTCGGTAATGCACTGGTTATGTCCTTGTACACTGTCTTGTCCAAACGTTTCTCCACAGTCGATGCACGATAACTATTTGATTATTAGcaacaacacaaaaaaaaagctaagaGATTTAACAGAAGAtaaaaatcaatcaatcatcacagagataaagaaaagaaagatggaGGAGACCCTTGAGGCACGGCATGTCCTGAAGTGAGTCGGGAGCTTTGGCTTCTTCAGACTCGCTCCACAGTCCTCGCATTGAAACCAaaccatcttcttcctccttccGATTTATTGTCTGTCAAACCAAAATCGGAGGTGGGTTTAAGAGATACCACCTGTGtccaaaattagggttttaaacATGTAAATGAAGAAATATTGTTTCTTATCGAAGTTGCCAAACAACGCGCTGTTTTGGAACACTAAAAACGACACAGTTTGTTAGTTTCAAAGGTAAAACGGCTTGATTTTCCTCAGAGGGGGTGGCAGATTGTTTTGGCCCATTTGTTTAAATGAACCCTATTGCATTTGTAGCCCTATTTTCATCAACTAAAACTTCTTTGCAG is a genomic window containing:
- the LOC108812732 gene encoding UBP1-associated proteins 1C, whose translation is MVWFQCEDCGASLKKPKLPTHFRTCRASRLSCIDCGETFGQDSVQGHNQCITEAEKYGPKGQSKASNGTPAKPKDNSKQQPDFDINVGLSNRYPWFCSLCNTKATSQQTLLAHADGKKHRGKARSFHAKQQGSETPVEVDATENASNGVTEEKKEDLPVSSGAVNGDSQVDKKRKLETLGENNGEVVQTEGSEVKKAKKQEGREKKINWKKLITSALKSKEDKTLKMKKLKKLVLESLVGSGITLDKSDLSEEVEQKVNSSSRFTVDGKYVKLVAKD